In the genome of Quercus robur chromosome 3, dhQueRobu3.1, whole genome shotgun sequence, one region contains:
- the LOC126717866 gene encoding putative pentatricopeptide repeat-containing protein At2g02150, whose translation MNLIEGVIGFLLSKMLLFLRTLFHVGRRASHRVSPFTVSSSHGSLTVCPWIWFTTFLCIIRYPFASKSNPSYFFDDINKELVRTIIQQEQWDDNNRILNLFDSALAPIWVSKVLVELKWDPKLAYRFFRWAGTRIGFRHTTESYCVLIHILFYKRMYSDAHEIMRELVLLRWVLPGCDVFDVLWSTRNVCVPGFGVFDALFSVLVEVGMLEEASECFLRMRNYRVLPKTRSCNALLHGLSKSGKGELSRKFFKEMIGAGIKPSVFTYNIMIDYMGKEGDLGAARSLFQQMKQMGLVPDSVTYNSLIDGHGKVGLLDESVCIFEEMKDVGCEPDVITYNALINSFCKFDRMPQAFEFLHEMKINGLKPNVVTYSTLIDAFCKEGMMQEAIKFFVDMRRVGLLPNEFTYTSLIDANCKLHNLNDALKLANEMLQAGVILNIITYTALLDGLCEDGRIKEAEEVFRAMLKAGVIPNQKTYTALFHGYVKAQKMESAMHILKEMKEKSIKPDILLYGTIIWCLCSQNKLEECELVIGEMKGFGLSTNNFICTTLMDAYFKAGKTTEALNLLQEMQDLNIEINVVTYCALIDGLCKKGMVEEALKYFGNMTDIGIQPNVAVYTALIDGLCKNNSIQAAKKLFDDMSDKGMIPDKNVYTALIDGNLKHGNVQEALSLRDRMIDLGLEFDLPAYTSLIWGLSQCGQVQQARKFLDEMIGKGIIPDEILCICLLRKYYELGNMDEAIDLQNEMVNRGLLTGSGDLEVPNL comes from the coding sequence atgaatctCATTGAAGGTGTTATTGGTTTTCTCCTATCAAAGATGCTACTCTTTCTGCGCACTCTCTTCCACGTTGGTCGCAGAGCCTCTCACCGAGTAAGCCCTTTCACTGTTTCATCATCTCATGGTTCTCTGACTGTTTGCCCTTGGATTTGGTTCACCACTTTTCTTTGCATAATCAGATACCCTTTTGCCTCAAAATCAAACCCCAGCTATTTTTTTGAtgatataaataaagaattagTTCGTACTATTATTCAACAAGAGCAGTGGGATGATAATAATAGGATTCTTAATTTGTTTGATTCAGCTTTGGCGCCCATTTGGGTGTCAAAGGTTTTGGTGGAATTGAAGTGGGATCCTAAGTTAGCTTATAGGTTCTTCAGATGGGCTGGAACCCGAATTGGGTTTCGCCACACCACAGAGTCGTATTGTGTCTTGATTCATATATTGTTTTATAAAAGAATGTACTCTGATGCACATGAGATTATGAGAGAGTTGGTTTTGTTGAGGTGGGTTTTGCCCGGTTGTGATGTTTTTGATGTGTTGTGGTCGACAAGGAATGTTTGTGTTCCGGGGTTCGGAGTGTTTGATGCtttgtttagtgttttagtTGAGGTGGGAATGCTTGAGGAAGCGAGTGAGTGTTTTTTAAGGATGAGGAACTACAGGGTTTTGCCGAAAACACGGTCTTGTAATGCACTTTTGCACGGGCTTTCAAAGTCCGGGAAGGGGGAATTGtcaaggaagttttttaaggaaatgATTGGGGCTGGGATTAAGCCTTCAGTTTTCACATATAATATAATGATAGATTATATGGGCAAAGAAGGAGATTTGGGGGCAGCTAGAAGCTTGTTTCAACAAATGAAACAGATGGGCCTTGTGCCGGATAGTGTCACATATAATTCTCTTATTGATGGGCATGGAAAGGTTGGGTTGTTAGATGAATCGGTTTGTATATTTGAAGAAATGAAGGATGTGGGTTGTGAACCTGATGTAATAACATATAATGCTCTAATTAATAGTTTTTGTAAATTTGATAGAATGCCTCAGGCTTTTGAGTTTCTTCATGAGATGAAGATCAATGGATTGAAACCGAATGTTGTAACCTATAGCACATTAATAGATGCTTTCTGTAAGGAAGGGATGATGCAAGAggcaattaaattttttgtggACATGAGACGAGTTGGTCTTTTACCCAATGAATTTACTTACACTTCTCTGATTGATgcaaattgtaaattacataaTCTAAATGATGCATTGAAGCTGGCTAATGAGATGTTGCAGGCTGGAGTTATCTTGAACATTATCACCTACACTGCTTTACTGGATGGACTTTGTGAAGATGGGAGGATAAAGGAAGCAGAAGAAGTTTTTAGGGCAATGCTGAAGGCTGGAGTAATTCCTAACCAGAAAACTTATACTGCCCTTTTTCATGGGTATGTTAAGGCTCAGAAAATGGAGAGTGCCATGCATATTTTGAAAGAAATGAAGGAGAAAAGCATCAAGCCCGATATCCTGCTGTATGGGACAATTATTTGGTGTCTGTGCAGCCAAAATAAGCTTGAAGAATGTGAGCTTGTGATAGGTGAAATGAAGGGCTTTGGTCTAAgtacaaataattttatatgcACAACACTTATGGATGCTTATTTCAAGGCAGGAAAAACCACAGAGGCACTCAATCTGCTACAAGAAATGCAAGACTTAAATATTGAGATCAATGTTGTTACTTATTGTGCACTAATTGATGGTTTGTGCAAAAAGGGTATGGTTGAAGAGGCACTTAAGTATTTTGGCAACATGACTGACATTGGTATTCAGCCTAATGTTGCAGTTTATACAGCTCTAATTGATGGTCTTTGTAAAAATAATAGCATCCAAGCAGCCAAGAAGCTGTTTGATGACATGTCGGACAAGGGTATGATTCCTGATAAAAATGTTTACACCGCTTTAATTGATGGGAACTTAAAGCATGGCAATGTCCAGGAAGCTTTGAGTTTGCGAGACAGAATGATTGATTTGGGTCTGGAGTTTGATCTGCCTGCCTATACTTCCTTGATTTGGGGATTATCCCAATGTGGTCAGGTGCAACAAGCAAGAAAGTTTCTTGATGAGATGATAGGGAAGGGTATCATTCCTGATGAGATTCTGTGTATATGTCTATTGCGGAAGTATTATGAGCTAGGGAATATGGATGAAGCTATTGATTTGCAAAATGAAATGGTTAATAGGGGTCTACTTACTGGCAGTGGTGATCTTGAGGTTCCTAATTTATGA